Proteins found in one Desulfovibrio sp. genomic segment:
- the urtA gene encoding urea ABC transporter substrate-binding protein, which translates to MLVTLCGSLNAKAAEDTIKVGILHSLSGTMAISETTLKDVMLMLIEEQNKKGGLLGKKLEPVVVDPASNWPLFAEKARELLSKDKVAAVFGCWTSVSRKSVLPVFEELNGLLFYPVQYEGEESSRNVIYTGAAPNQQAIPAVDYLMNDLGVKRWVLAGTDYVFPRTANKIIEAYLISKGVKKEDILINYTPFGHSDWQSIVAEIKKFGNAGKKTAVVSTLNGDANVPFYKELANQGITAADIPVMAFSVGEEELSGIDTKPLVGHLAAWNYFMSVDNPANKAFIKKWHDFTKNPKRVTNDPMEAHYIGFNLWVKAVEKAQSTDVNKVLKAIVGLETPNLTGGIAKVLPNHHITKPVLIGEIQADGQFQVVWETPSVVPGEAWSHYLPESKDLIGDWTDPINCGNYNTKTKKCGGASK; encoded by the coding sequence ATGCTCGTCACCCTGTGCGGTTCACTGAACGCAAAGGCCGCAGAAGACACCATCAAGGTGGGTATTCTGCATTCGCTCTCCGGCACCATGGCCATCAGCGAAACAACGCTGAAAGACGTCATGCTCATGCTCATTGAAGAGCAGAACAAAAAAGGCGGCCTGCTGGGCAAAAAACTGGAACCAGTGGTGGTAGACCCTGCCTCCAACTGGCCCCTCTTTGCAGAAAAAGCCCGCGAGCTGCTGAGCAAGGACAAGGTCGCCGCTGTTTTCGGATGTTGGACTTCGGTTTCGCGCAAGTCCGTCTTGCCCGTGTTTGAAGAACTCAACGGCCTCCTCTTCTACCCCGTGCAGTACGAAGGCGAAGAATCATCGCGCAACGTCATCTACACCGGCGCGGCCCCGAACCAGCAGGCCATCCCCGCTGTGGATTACCTGATGAACGACCTCGGCGTTAAGCGCTGGGTGCTGGCCGGTACGGACTACGTGTTCCCCCGCACCGCCAACAAGATCATCGAAGCCTACCTGATCTCCAAGGGCGTGAAGAAGGAAGATATCCTTATCAACTACACGCCCTTCGGTCATTCCGACTGGCAGTCCATCGTTGCTGAAATCAAAAAGTTCGGCAATGCGGGCAAAAAGACCGCCGTGGTTTCCACCCTCAACGGCGATGCCAACGTGCCTTTCTACAAGGAACTTGCCAACCAGGGCATCACTGCCGCCGACATTCCCGTCATGGCTTTCTCCGTGGGTGAAGAAGAACTCTCCGGCATAGACACCAAGCCGCTGGTGGGCCATCTGGCCGCCTGGAACTACTTCATGAGCGTGGACAATCCCGCCAACAAGGCCTTCATCAAAAAATGGCACGACTTCACCAAGAACCCCAAGCGCGTGACCAACGACCCCATGGAAGCTCACTACATCGGCTTCAACCTGTGGGTGAAGGCTGTTGAAAAGGCCCAGAGCACCGATGTGAACAAGGTTCTGAAGGCCATTGTGGGCCTTGAAACCCCCAACCTCACCGGCGGCATAGCCAAGGTTCTGCCCAACCACCACATCACCAAGCCCGTGCTCATCGGCGAGATCCAGGCCGACGGCCAGTTCCAGGTGGTCTGGGAAACTCCCTCCGTGGTTCCCGGCGAAGCGTGGTCGCACTACCTGCCCGAATCCAAGGATCTGATCGGCGACTGGACCGACCCCATCAACTGCGGCAACTACAACACCAAGACCAAGAAATGCGGCGGCGCTTCCAAATAG